A single Salmo trutta chromosome 14, fSalTru1.1, whole genome shotgun sequence DNA region contains:
- the LOC115208139 gene encoding ADP-ribosylation factor-like protein 8A isoform X1: protein MIALFNKLLDWFKQLFWKEEMELTLVGLQYSGKTTFVNVIASGQFSEDMIPTVGFNMRKITKGNVTIKLWDIGGQPRFRSMWERYCRGVSAIVYMVDAADPEKIEASKNELHNLLDKPQLQGIPVLVLGNKRDISGALDEKELIERMNLSAIQDREICCYSISCKEKDNIDITLQWLIQHSRTRRTTTT, encoded by the exons ATGATAGCCCTTTTTAACAAGCTGTTGGACTGGTTTAAACAGTTATTTTGGAAGGAGGAGATGGAGTTGACACTGGTCGGTCTGCAGTATTCGGGGAAAACCACCTTCGTCAACGTAATAGCG tcaggACAGTTCAGCGAGGACATGATTCCTACAGTGGGCTTCAACATGAGGAAGATCACCAAGGGCAACGTCACCATTAAG CTGTGGGATATCGGGGGTCAGCCTCGATTCCGGAGCATGTGGGAGAGATACTGCAGAGGAGTCAGTGCCATtgt tTACATGGTCGATGCTGCAGACCCAGAGAAGATTGAGGCCTCGAAGAATGAACTACACAACCTCCTAGACAAACCCCAGCTACAGGGGATCCCA GTACTGGTTTTGGGGAACAAAAGAGATATTTCGGGTGCCTTGGATGAGAAGGAGCTGATTGAAAGGAT GAACCTGTCAGCCATCCAGGACAGAGAGATCTGCTGTTACTCAATCTCCTGCAAGGAAAAAGACAACATCG ACATCACACTACAGTGGCTGATCCAGCATTCCAGAACCAGgaggacaacaacaacatga
- the LOC115208138 gene encoding bombesin receptor-activated protein C6orf89 homolog isoform X1, translating into MGTTLSEPCIYDKLSESIDILRQSGYRYGMSEREIEKFIKQVLETNEPRRDPPQFPILRATIKFVVAVGFLLVVVLAFTYPQTRPQLGVMYTGGHNWSSPLSHVRLLALPIAKKYNLQGFHEWWSVGALQQGLVNCSGCAEVSSVLEVPEILRESAAMRRGPQPVLLKVRPPLQGGEYLRMQRQQLEELYSAHSGSMSILVEKDNLLSHDEGFPQGPANFTLLWRFTSVAREKVLRWLFPKAELCPLLDSTGTTLQRCLVTHSANSQSRGVRVQGWLVVGEGLPTVRVLPVHHCQKHCSSFNLWLGPGDMVYADPLYWQMELFPGRDQNIVCDGSTF; encoded by the exons ATGGGCACCACACTGAGTGAGCCTTGCATCTACGACAAGCTGTCAGAGAGCATCGATATCCTCCGCCAGTCGGGGTATCGCTATGGCATGTCGGAGAGGGAGATCGAGAAGTTTATCAAACAAGTCCTGGAGACCAACGAGCCTCGACGAGACCCGCCACAGTTCCCCATCCTTCGAGCCACTATCAAG TTTGTGGTAGCGGTAGGCTTTCTGTTGGTGGTGGTGCTGGCCTTCACCTACCCCCAGACTCGGCCCCAGCTAGGTGTGATGTACACGGGGGGACACAACTGGTCCTCCCCCCTCAGTCACGTCAGACTACTAGCTCTGCCCATCGCCAAGAAGTACAACCTGCAAG GTTTCCATGAGTGGTGGAGTGTGGGGGCTCTGCAGCAGGGCCTGGTCAACTGTTCTGGCTGTGCAGAGGTCTCCTCTGTGCTGGAGGTCCCCGAGATCCTCAGAGAGTCTGCGGCCATGCGCAGGGGGCCACAGCCTGTGCTGCTTAAGGTACGACCACcactgcaa GGTGGGGAGTATCTGCGCATGCAGAGGCAGCAGCTAGAGGAGCTCTACTCGGCGCACTCCGGCTCCATGAGTATACTAGTGGAGAAAGACAACCTACTGTCACATGACGAGGGTTTTCCACAGGGCCCAGCAAACTTCACCCTgctctg GAGGTTTACATCTGTGGCCAGAGAGAAGGTGTTAAGGTGGCTGTTCCCCAAGGCTGAGCTATGTCCCCTACTGGACAGCACCGGAACAACGTTGCAGCGTTGCCTGGTCACGCATAGTGCCAACTCTCAGAGCAGA ggGGTGCGAGTGCAGGGCTGGCTGGTGGTAGGAGAGGGCCTGCCCACGGTTAGAGTGCTCCCTGTCCACCACTGTCAGAAACACTGCAGCTCCTTCAACCTCTGGCTGGGACCTGGAGATATGG TGTACGCTGACCCGCTTTACTGGCAGATGGAGCTGTTCCCCGGCCGAGACCAGAACATAGTTTGTGACGGCTCCACTttctga
- the LOC115208139 gene encoding ADP-ribosylation factor-like protein 8A isoform X2: MIALFNKLLDWFKQLFWKEEMELTLVGLQYSGKTTFVNSGQFSEDMIPTVGFNMRKITKGNVTIKLWDIGGQPRFRSMWERYCRGVSAIVYMVDAADPEKIEASKNELHNLLDKPQLQGIPVLVLGNKRDISGALDEKELIERMNLSAIQDREICCYSISCKEKDNIDITLQWLIQHSRTRRTTTT; this comes from the exons ATGATAGCCCTTTTTAACAAGCTGTTGGACTGGTTTAAACAGTTATTTTGGAAGGAGGAGATGGAGTTGACACTGGTCGGTCTGCAGTATTCGGGGAAAACCACCTTCGTCAAC tcaggACAGTTCAGCGAGGACATGATTCCTACAGTGGGCTTCAACATGAGGAAGATCACCAAGGGCAACGTCACCATTAAG CTGTGGGATATCGGGGGTCAGCCTCGATTCCGGAGCATGTGGGAGAGATACTGCAGAGGAGTCAGTGCCATtgt tTACATGGTCGATGCTGCAGACCCAGAGAAGATTGAGGCCTCGAAGAATGAACTACACAACCTCCTAGACAAACCCCAGCTACAGGGGATCCCA GTACTGGTTTTGGGGAACAAAAGAGATATTTCGGGTGCCTTGGATGAGAAGGAGCTGATTGAAAGGAT GAACCTGTCAGCCATCCAGGACAGAGAGATCTGCTGTTACTCAATCTCCTGCAAGGAAAAAGACAACATCG ACATCACACTACAGTGGCTGATCCAGCATTCCAGAACCAGgaggacaacaacaacatga
- the LOC115208138 gene encoding bombesin receptor-activated protein C6orf89 homolog isoform X2 encodes MGTTLSEPCIYDKLSESIDILRQSGYRYGMSEREIEKFIKQVLETNEPRRDPPQFPILRATIKFVVAVGFLLVVVLAFTYPQTRPQLGVMYTGGHNWSSPLSHVRLLALPIAKKYNLQGFHEWWSVGALQQGLVNCSGCAEVSSVLEVPEILRESAAMRRGPQPVLLKGGEYLRMQRQQLEELYSAHSGSMSILVEKDNLLSHDEGFPQGPANFTLLWRFTSVAREKVLRWLFPKAELCPLLDSTGTTLQRCLVTHSANSQSRGVRVQGWLVVGEGLPTVRVLPVHHCQKHCSSFNLWLGPGDMVYADPLYWQMELFPGRDQNIVCDGSTF; translated from the exons ATGGGCACCACACTGAGTGAGCCTTGCATCTACGACAAGCTGTCAGAGAGCATCGATATCCTCCGCCAGTCGGGGTATCGCTATGGCATGTCGGAGAGGGAGATCGAGAAGTTTATCAAACAAGTCCTGGAGACCAACGAGCCTCGACGAGACCCGCCACAGTTCCCCATCCTTCGAGCCACTATCAAG TTTGTGGTAGCGGTAGGCTTTCTGTTGGTGGTGGTGCTGGCCTTCACCTACCCCCAGACTCGGCCCCAGCTAGGTGTGATGTACACGGGGGGACACAACTGGTCCTCCCCCCTCAGTCACGTCAGACTACTAGCTCTGCCCATCGCCAAGAAGTACAACCTGCAAG GTTTCCATGAGTGGTGGAGTGTGGGGGCTCTGCAGCAGGGCCTGGTCAACTGTTCTGGCTGTGCAGAGGTCTCCTCTGTGCTGGAGGTCCCCGAGATCCTCAGAGAGTCTGCGGCCATGCGCAGGGGGCCACAGCCTGTGCTGCTTAAG GGTGGGGAGTATCTGCGCATGCAGAGGCAGCAGCTAGAGGAGCTCTACTCGGCGCACTCCGGCTCCATGAGTATACTAGTGGAGAAAGACAACCTACTGTCACATGACGAGGGTTTTCCACAGGGCCCAGCAAACTTCACCCTgctctg GAGGTTTACATCTGTGGCCAGAGAGAAGGTGTTAAGGTGGCTGTTCCCCAAGGCTGAGCTATGTCCCCTACTGGACAGCACCGGAACAACGTTGCAGCGTTGCCTGGTCACGCATAGTGCCAACTCTCAGAGCAGA ggGGTGCGAGTGCAGGGCTGGCTGGTGGTAGGAGAGGGCCTGCCCACGGTTAGAGTGCTCCCTGTCCACCACTGTCAGAAACACTGCAGCTCCTTCAACCTCTGGCTGGGACCTGGAGATATGG TGTACGCTGACCCGCTTTACTGGCAGATGGAGCTGTTCCCCGGCCGAGACCAGAACATAGTTTGTGACGGCTCCACTttctga